One window of Planctomycetia bacterium genomic DNA carries:
- a CDS encoding protein tyrosine phosphatase family protein: MRWRENFRGIRLCIVAIGLMAGCSQTGPERVADVQGVKNLSRDGDIYIAGTPTPEGLEGLKQRGVKTVIDLRQPKEGTADEEAAARALGLRYINIPMESDKLTDAQASAVLEAMEQAGGEPVLMHCSGGNRAGAAYGLYLGKTGKCPTAEAIDRARAAGMKNPKIESDMTRELKKPAGE, from the coding sequence ATGAGATGGCGAGAGAACTTCCGAGGCATTCGACTCTGCATCGTTGCCATTGGCCTCATGGCAGGCTGCTCCCAAACCGGGCCCGAGAGAGTCGCTGACGTACAGGGCGTCAAGAACCTGAGCCGCGACGGCGACATTTACATCGCGGGAACGCCGACGCCGGAGGGTCTGGAGGGACTGAAGCAACGCGGGGTCAAGACCGTGATCGACTTGCGACAGCCGAAGGAGGGCACGGCGGACGAAGAGGCCGCCGCCCGGGCGCTTGGGCTGCGGTACATCAACATTCCGATGGAAAGCGACAAGCTCACCGATGCGCAGGCGTCGGCGGTGCTTGAGGCGATGGAGCAGGCAGGCGGCGAGCCGGTGCTGATGCACTGCAGCGGGGGAAACCGAGCGGGGGCTGCCTACGGGCTTTATCTCGGCAAGACCGGCAAGTGCCCGACCGCGGAGGCCATTGATCGAGCCAGGGCCGCGGGCATGAAAAACCCGAAGATCGAGTCGGACATGACGAGAGAATTGAAAAAGCCCGCCGGCGAGTAA
- a CDS encoding DUF547 domain-containing protein, with protein MKRYLTRLAVLLGCQVFLSGCIPQTITPRVEGAGVKDYDQPDWADWALVLNRCVVEDRFDYRKLVANPMALERTMAMLAATGPESTPQHFPRHEDRLAYYINAYNASIVRAVMALERDGVIPRTAPWGWEQRFRLKIDGRLRTPGDLRQLALECAGDDFRARMAMCDGRRAGPPLHPRPLLGDMLDGQLNFVTRMALYSPNMVRTEIGGERRLLLWSGLYDARLDMIADYERRMGTTHATILNVLGEWSNRKRREILNSAVGYIVARMPDDDLINQVDPPPAESGVLSLF; from the coding sequence ATGAAACGGTATCTGACACGATTGGCCGTCCTGCTTGGTTGCCAGGTTTTCCTGTCAGGATGTATACCACAGACGATCACCCCGCGCGTCGAGGGTGCAGGGGTCAAGGACTACGATCAGCCGGATTGGGCCGATTGGGCGCTTGTCCTGAATCGCTGCGTCGTGGAAGACCGGTTCGATTACCGCAAGCTGGTTGCCAACCCGATGGCACTTGAACGGACGATGGCGATGCTCGCCGCCACGGGTCCGGAATCGACGCCGCAACATTTCCCCCGTCACGAGGACCGCCTGGCTTACTACATCAATGCGTACAACGCATCGATCGTCCGCGCGGTCATGGCGCTCGAACGCGACGGTGTCATTCCGCGAACCGCGCCATGGGGGTGGGAACAGCGATTTCGATTGAAAATTGACGGCCGATTGAGAACTCCAGGAGACTTACGCCAGTTGGCGCTCGAGTGCGCCGGGGACGACTTCCGTGCCCGAATGGCGATGTGTGACGGCCGCCGCGCCGGTCCGCCGCTTCATCCTCGTCCATTGCTGGGTGACATGCTCGATGGTCAACTGAACTTCGTGACCCGGATGGCACTCTACTCGCCGAACATGGTGCGCACGGAGATCGGCGGCGAGCGCCGGCTTCTGCTCTGGAGCGGACTCTACGATGCGAGGCTCGACATGATTGCCGATTATGAGCGGCGCATGGGTACGACGCACGCCACGATTCTCAATGTGCTGGGAGAATGGTCGAATCGAAAGCGAAGGGAGATTCTCAATTCGGCGGTCGGGTATATCGTGGCGCGAATGCCGGATGACGATTTGATCAACCAGGTAGATCCGCCGCCCGCGGAATCAGGAGTGCTCTCGCTGTTTTGA
- the rplM gene encoding 50S ribosomal protein L13 translates to MSCVTDKCFQAKPLEVSRDWFSVDADGKVLGRLAAKLATVLMGKHKPVYTPHVDTGDFVVVTNAECIKVTGRKAEAIEYDYYTYYPGGHKIIPFAKMKERHPERIIETAVRRMLPKNALGRQMIKKLKIYKGAEHPHQAQNCQPLDLTRI, encoded by the coding sequence ATGTCATGCGTAACAGATAAGTGCTTTCAGGCGAAGCCCCTGGAGGTATCGCGGGATTGGTTTTCCGTGGATGCCGACGGCAAGGTATTGGGACGGCTGGCGGCGAAGCTCGCGACCGTCCTGATGGGCAAACATAAGCCGGTGTACACGCCGCATGTGGACACCGGTGATTTCGTCGTCGTCACCAATGCCGAATGCATCAAGGTGACCGGACGGAAGGCCGAAGCCATCGAATACGACTACTACACCTACTATCCGGGCGGTCACAAGATCATCCCGTTCGCCAAGATGAAAGAGCGGCACCCCGAGCGGATCATCGAGACCGCGGTTCGTCGTATGTTGCCGAAGAACGCCCTCGGTCGCCAGATGATCAAGAAGCTCAAGATATACAAGGGCGCCGAGCATCCTCATCAGGCGCAGAATTGTCAGCCCCTGGATTTGACGAGAATCTAA
- a CDS encoding ACT domain-containing protein, protein MMKSAKQFSVFLVNKPGILSRVCDALADQKVNVVAVTLMDSVEHGVFRLVAQDVEKARAVLKGLNIPTTETDVLTVEMPNRPGALADLCSRLNAEHISIKYAYVTSGAAGGRTVGIFKVDNLQKALKVTAPRKPGRKDKLVVKVNRGSRSR, encoded by the coding sequence ATGATGAAGTCAGCAAAGCAGTTTTCGGTGTTTCTGGTCAACAAGCCCGGCATCCTGTCCCGGGTGTGTGACGCGCTCGCCGATCAAAAGGTCAACGTCGTGGCCGTCACGCTGATGGACTCGGTTGAGCATGGCGTCTTTCGCCTCGTCGCCCAGGATGTTGAAAAGGCGCGGGCCGTGCTGAAGGGTCTGAATATCCCGACGACCGAGACCGACGTCCTCACGGTGGAGATGCCGAACCGGCCCGGCGCCCTGGCGGACCTCTGCTCGCGGCTGAACGCCGAGCATATCAGCATAAAGTATGCCTATGTGACCAGCGGCGCGGCCGGCGGTCGGACTGTCGGCATTTTCAAAGTCGATAATCTGCAAAAGGCGCTTAAGGTCACCGCGCCCCGAAAACCCGGCCGCAAGGACAAGCTCGTCGTGAAAGTCAATCGCGGCTCGCGGAGCCGTTAA
- a CDS encoding thiolase family protein has protein sequence MRQAVIVECLRTPIGRYRGGLAPVRPDDLAAHIIKAVVSRSKIDPAIIDECYWGAANQAGEDNRNAARMAVLLAGLPETVPGVTVNRLCASGLEAVAIAARMIETGHGDVIIAGGAESMSRAPLVLPKPDEAFVRGNQTMYDTTLGWRMTNPKLAAMYHPFSMGETAENVAEKYKITREDQDAFAYQSQMRCKAAMEAGRLAEEIVPIDIDIGRGKKETIAADEHPRPDSTMEALAKLRPAFREGGTVTAGNSSGLNDGAAALMIVEVKVAEKLGLRPLAYVRQSASAGVDPSCMGLGPIPATKKALTRAEWPIDSIGLVELNEAFASQSLACIRELGLDPSIVNVNGGAIALGHPLGCSGARLATTLVREMRRRKVRRGLATLCVGVGQGLAVLFESAE, from the coding sequence ATGCGACAGGCTGTTATTGTTGAGTGCTTGCGAACGCCGATCGGGAGATACCGGGGAGGACTCGCACCGGTGCGACCGGATGACCTTGCCGCCCATATCATCAAGGCGGTTGTCTCTCGATCGAAGATCGACCCGGCGATCATCGACGAGTGCTACTGGGGGGCGGCCAATCAGGCGGGCGAAGACAATCGCAATGCCGCGCGAATGGCAGTACTGCTTGCGGGGCTCCCGGAGACCGTGCCGGGCGTCACCGTGAATCGCCTTTGTGCATCCGGCCTTGAGGCGGTTGCGATTGCCGCGCGCATGATCGAGACGGGCCATGGCGATGTCATCATCGCGGGTGGGGCGGAGTCGATGAGCCGCGCGCCGCTTGTGCTTCCGAAGCCGGATGAGGCCTTCGTTCGCGGCAACCAGACCATGTACGACACGACGCTGGGCTGGCGGATGACGAATCCGAAGCTGGCGGCGATGTATCATCCTTTCAGCATGGGTGAGACGGCCGAAAACGTCGCGGAAAAGTACAAGATTACGCGCGAAGATCAGGACGCGTTTGCCTATCAGAGCCAGATGCGTTGCAAGGCCGCGATGGAGGCTGGTCGTCTGGCTGAGGAAATTGTGCCGATCGATATCGACATCGGGCGCGGCAAGAAGGAAACGATCGCCGCCGACGAGCATCCTCGACCGGACTCGACCATGGAGGCCCTGGCAAAATTGCGACCGGCCTTTCGGGAGGGGGGGACGGTCACCGCTGGAAACAGTTCAGGGCTGAACGATGGGGCGGCGGCACTCATGATTGTTGAGGTCAAGGTCGCCGAGAAGTTGGGACTGCGCCCACTGGCGTATGTACGACAATCGGCGTCGGCCGGCGTCGATCCGAGCTGCATGGGTCTGGGGCCGATTCCCGCGACGAAGAAGGCGCTGACCCGAGCGGAGTGGCCGATCGACAGCATCGGCCTCGTCGAGCTGAACGAGGCATTTGCTTCGCAGTCGTTGGCATGCATCCGCGAATTGGGGCTCGACCCGTCGATTGTGAACGTTAATGGCGGCGCGATTGCGCTGGGGCATCCGCTTGGGTGCAGCGGTGCGCGACTGGCGACGACGCTGGTACGGGAAATGCGCAGACGAAAGGTGAGGCGCGGCCTTGCGACGCTTTGTGTGGGCGTCGGTCAGGGGCTGGCCGTTCTTTTTGAATCCGCCGAATGA
- the rpsI gene encoding 30S ribosomal protein S9, with amino-acid sequence MKVDIGGGGTETTPAAKPAAPTVGGYHWGTGRRKRAVARVRLKPGSGKFMIHDREIGSYFFDIRHVNDVVAPLKATKVLGKYDIAVNVHGGGQTGQCGAIMLGISRALCKADPSLEPVLRDGKFLTRDSRKVERKKPGQPGARKRFQFSKR; translated from the coding sequence ATGAAAGTGGATATTGGCGGTGGCGGGACCGAAACGACGCCGGCCGCGAAGCCTGCGGCTCCGACCGTCGGCGGCTATCACTGGGGGACCGGTCGTCGAAAGCGGGCCGTTGCACGCGTCCGTCTCAAGCCGGGTTCGGGCAAGTTCATGATTCACGACCGTGAGATCGGCAGCTATTTCTTCGACATCAGGCACGTCAATGACGTCGTCGCTCCGCTGAAGGCCACCAAGGTGCTCGGCAAGTATGACATCGCCGTCAACGTGCATGGCGGTGGTCAGACAGGCCAGTGCGGCGCGATCATGCTGGGCATCTCCCGAGCCCTGTGCAAGGCCGATCCCTCATTGGAGCCCGTCCTCCGCGATGGCAAGTTCCTGACCCGAGACAGCCGCAAGGTGGAGCGCAAGAAGCCCGGACAGCCCGGAGCCCGCAAGCGATTCCAGTTCTCGAAGCGATAA